The DNA region CGAGATGACCGAGCGTGCCTGGTTGGCGACGGAATTGGCGATCGGGTTGTCCATGGTGCCGAACATCGCGGCTTCATTGATGCCCGAGTATTTCTTCTTGAATTCCTTCCAGGTCTCGTCGCGGCGGTCGAGCGGCGCTATGCCGGCGACGTAGACGTAACCGGCCTTCCAGCTTTCGCCATTATCCTTGATCGCCTGTTCCAGGGCCAGGCGCGCGAGGTCGCGGTCGGACTGTTCAACCTGCGGGATCTTGTCGTTCTCGACATTGACGTCGAAGGCGACGACCTTGATGCCGGCATCAACCGCACGCTTTGCCGCTTCTTTCATCGATTCCGTCAGGCCGTGCTGGATGATGATGCCCTGAACGCCAAGCGCGATGGCCTGATCGACCATGTCGGCCTGCAAGGCGGCGTCCTGGCGGCTGTCGAGCACGCGAAGATCGACGCCGAGCGCTTTGGCCTGCGATTCCACGCCCGACAGATAGGACTGGAAGAAGTCGCCGGTCGACAGGTAGCGCACCAGCGCGATCTTCACGTCGCCGGGCTTGTCGAACGGTGCCGGCATATCAGCGGCAAACGACACGCCTCCCAGCGTCGTTGCAGCCAGCATTCCAAGCGCGAGCTTTGAAAAAGTTCTCCGCGTAAACGTCATAAGGGTCTCCTCCACATTAGACTTGTTGTTTGATTTGCAGTCCCGCACGGAGCTTTGCGCTCCCTAGCGTTTGCCCCTCCTGGAGAGCGCAAAGGTGAACACCAGGGCGATGACGAGCACAAAGCCCTTGACGAAATCCTGGGTGTAATAGGGTGCGTTCATCATCGTCAGCCCCTGCAACAGCACGCCGACGAACAGCGCGCCGATGGCAGTGCCGAACGCGTTCGGCTTGGCTGCACCCAGCACGGCAAAGCCGATCAGGGCGGCGGCGACAGAATCCAGCAGAA from Pararhizobium qamdonense includes:
- a CDS encoding substrate-binding domain-containing protein, encoding MTFTRRTFSKLALGMLAATTLGGVSFAADMPAPFDKPGDVKIALVRYLSTGDFFQSYLSGVESQAKALGVDLRVLDSRQDAALQADMVDQAIALGVQGIIIQHGLTESMKEAAKRAVDAGIKVVAFDVNVENDKIPQVEQSDRDLARLALEQAIKDNGESWKAGYVYVAGIAPLDRRDETWKEFKKKYSGINEAAMFGTMDNPIANSVANQARSVISANPDITVMFAPYDEFAKGVKIAVDEAGMSSSVKIYSADISTSDIAAMREPDSAWAATAATNPAVVGQVSVRTLAMMLAGEDPGHNVIVPPTLITQKDLNDNDIKNMEELGAKLPQFAHADVAMPAWMPNPNAK